A genome region from Myripristis murdjan chromosome 16, fMyrMur1.1, whole genome shotgun sequence includes the following:
- the cnr2 gene encoding cannabinoid receptor 2, with translation MAALEVPTSSAPPVTTGNTSSQMDSCEGLKCYMVLTEVETKVISSMCFLFGPLTLLENALVLGVITATAMLRQRPSYLFIGSLALADVCASCFFTTSFLSFHLFHHRDGRTAYLFQLGGVTMAFTASVGSLLLTALDRYLCIYQASSYKVLLTRRRALLGLLALWSTTIIISFLPLMGWTCATNFNPPCSRLFPYINKSYLIFWTSFILVVLALILGAYALILWKAHRHVASMSRLQGTTVKGQARMRMDIRLARTFGLILLILIVCWFPVLCFMLADVSVRLTDPQKRVFAFCSVLCLANSSVNPLLYALRCRELRIALLQLLGGLKCQKSMENSSPGLHSGEDNSYTAFSEGDGPVTASTQVNSVSIRVDMPYMNAGK, from the exons ATGGCAGCATTGGAGGTTCCCACCTCTTCAGCACCCCCAGTCACCACCGGGaacacatcatcacaaatgG ATTCGTGTGAAGGCCTGAAATGCTACATGGTCTTGACCGAGGTGGAGACGAAAGTCATCAGCTCCATGTGTTTCCTGTTCGGTCCTTTGACACTGCTGGAGAATGCTCTTGTGCTGGGGGTGATCACTGCCACGGCCATGCTGCGCCAACGGCCTTCCTATCTCTTCATTGGCAGCCTTGCCCTGGCTGATGTGTGCGCCAGCTGCTTCTTCACTACCAGCTTCCTGAGCTTCCACCTGTTTCACCACAGAGATGGCCGCACTGCCTACCTCTTCCAGCTGGGCGGAGTCACCATGGCCTTCACTGCCTCGGTCGGGAGCTTACTGCTGACTGCCTTAGACCGCTACCTCTGCATCTACCAGGCCTCCAGCTACAAGGTGTTGCTGACACGCCGCAGAGCCCTGCTAGGCCTGCTGGCTCTTTGGAGTACTACCATCATCATCTCCTTCTTGCCTCTGATGGGCTGGACGTGTGCCACAAACTTCAACCCGCCCTGCTCTCGCCTCTTCCCCTACATCAACAAGAGCTACCTGATCTTTTGGACCAGCTTCATTCTGGTGGTTCTGGCCCTTATCTTGGGTGCTTATGCTCTGATCTTGTGGAAGGCCCACCGCCACGTAGCCTCCATGAGCAGACTACAGGGAACAACAGTGAAAGGCCAGGCCCGCATGAGGATGGATATCCGTCTAGCACGTACCTTTGGTCTGATACTGCTCATACTTATCGTGTGCTGGTTCCCTGTACTCTGCTTCATGCTAGCTGATGTCTCTGTGCGTCTGACCGACCCCCAGAAGAGGGTCTTTGCTTTCTGCAGCGTCCTCTGCCTGGCCAACTCATCGGTGAATCCATTGCTTTACGCCCTGCGCTGCAGAGAGCTCAGGattgctctgctgcagctgctgggggGCCTGAAATGCCAAAAATCCATGGAGAACTCAAGCCCAGGACTACACTCAGGAGAAGACAACAGCTATACTGCTTTCTCTGAGGGTGACGGGCCCGTGACTGCAAGCACCCAAGTTAACTCAGTCTCAATAAGGGTGGATATGCCGTACATGAACGCTGGGAAATGA
- the pnrc2 gene encoding proline-rich nuclear receptor coactivator 2, translated as MGGGERYNIPVSHPDRPLPKKNHQLGRAKQRGRDQNGVTTAAASAGVAGGLHHHGHRRSDKGAAYPRSPEARQAASAEKKNASVRFATNYDQNWEGAVSHLNTLLATQGSPSYAGPKFSEPPSPSVLPKPPSHWVSFPMGACDNREMMAFQLKSLLKVQA; from the coding sequence atgggaggtggagagaggtaCAACATTCCAGTTTCCCACCCTGATCGCCCCTTGCCCAAGAAGAACCATCAGCTGGGCCGGGCCAAGCAGAGAGGCCGTGATCAGAATGGagtgacaacagcagcagcatctgcaggaGTGGCGGGCGGCCTTCACCACCACGGCCACCGCAGGAGCGACAAGGGTGCAGCATACCCCAGGTCTCCAGAGGCGCGGCAGGCCGCGtctgcagagaagaaaaatgcttCTGTCCGTTTTGCCACCAACTACGATCAGAACTGGGAGGGTGCAGTGTCTCACCTCAACACGCTCCTTGCCACCCAGGGAAGCCCGAGCTACGCAGGGCCCAAGTTCAGCGAGCCACCCTCACCCAGCGTTCTACCTAAGCCCCCTAGCCATTGGGTGTCCTTCCCAATGGGTGCTTGTgacaacagggagatgatgGCCTTCCAGCTTAAGAGCCTCCTTAAGGTGCAAGCCTGA
- the srsf10a gene encoding serine/arginine-rich splicing factor 10: MARYLRPPNTSLFVRNISDESRPEDLRREFGRYGPIVDVYIPLDFYTRRPRGFAYIQFEDVRDAEDALHNLDRKWVCGRQIEIQFAQGDRKTPSQMKSKERHSPRSFSRYDDGDRDSRRRRSRSRSYDRRRSRSPSYERRPRRSESPKDSRSYGRHRRSRSHENDRYRGPPRDHHNTQNDPGSHSRSVSHSPSPSRSRPKARKSKSRSPSPVEDFHPSSRSQKQSLGRSPSRSYSRSVSRSRSRSRSWAGRKSGGH, encoded by the exons ATGGCGAGGTATCTCAGGCCTCCAAATACTTCTCTCTTCGTGAGAAACATCTCAGATGAATCCAG GCCAGAGGATTTACGACGTGAGTTTGGTCGTTATGGACCTATTGTAGATGTCTACATTCCACTTGACTTCTATACACGGCGGCCAAGAGGATTTGCTTACATTCA GTTTGAGGACGTCCGGGATGCAGAGGATGCTCTACACAACTTGGACCGCAAGTGGGTTTGTGGGCGCCAGATCGAGATCCAATTCGCCCAGGGAGACCGCAAGA CACCCAGCCAGATGAAATCCAAGGAGCGCCACTCCCCTCGCAGTTTCTCCCGGTATGATGATGGTGATCGGGACAGCCGCCGCAGACGCTCAAGGAGCCGCAGCTACGATCGCCGGAGGTCTCGCAGCCCGTCTTACGAGCGTCGTCCTCGGAGGTCTGAGAGCCCCAAAGA TTCTCGATCCTATGGCCGACACCGACGGAGCAGAAGTCATGAGAATGACAG GTACAGAGGTCCTCCGCGTGACCACCACAACACGCAAAATGACCCAGGCTCCCACAGCCGCTCAGTATCCCACTCCCCGTCTCCATCTAGATCCAGGCCCAAAGCCAGAAAGAGCAAGTCCAGGTCGCCCAGCCCAGTTGAAGATTTCCACCCATCCTCCAGGTCCCAGAAACAATCTTTAGGGCGCTCTCCATCACGCTCCTACTCTCGATCAGTGTCCCGGTCACGCTCGCGCTCCAGGTCCTGGGCAGGCCGCAAGTCTGGAGGCCACTAA
- the fabp10a gene encoding fatty acid-binding protein 10-A, liver basic, producing the protein MDFNGTWQVYAQENYEEFLRAMALSEDIIKVAKDVKPITEIKQNGKDFVVTSKTPGKSVTNVFTIGKEADITTMDGKKLKCIVNMEDGKLVCKTGKFCHIQEIKGGEMIETLTMGSTTLVRKSKKM; encoded by the exons ATGGACTTCAATGGAACATGGCAGGTTTACGCCCAGGAGAACTACGAGGAGTTCCTCAGGGCCATGG CACTCTCAGAGGATATTATCAAGGTAGCCAAGGATGTCAAGCCCATTACTGAGATCAAGCAGAATGGCAAGGACTTTGTTGTCACCTCCAAGACCCCTGGAAAGTCTGTCACCAATGTATTCACCATCGGCAAAGAGGCTGATATCACCACCATGGACGGCAAGAAGCTCAAG TGCATTGTCAACATGGAGGATGGCAAGCTGGTGTGCAAGACTGGCAAGTTCTGCCATATCCAGGAGATAAAGGGAGGAGAGATGATTGAG ACTTTGACCATGGGCTCCACAACTCTCGTCAGGAAGAGTAAGAAGATGTAA